In bacterium, the genomic window GGATCATAAGCGCTTGCCCGATACAAAGGCATGCGCGGGAGAACAAGGTCCGGGGCAAACGTCCCCGAGAGAAATTCAAGATATTTTTAATCCCAAGGTGAGAGATGGATGCTGGAGAGATTTCTGGGCTTCCCTTCGTGATGAAGGTCACCAGATCTATGGCCACACCTAGCTTAACAAGCTCTTGGATCAGCAAGGCAGAGGAGGAAGGCAAAGACGCTTCCCGCTTATCATTAACCACTTGTGGGGCTACCCACAAAATTTTCAGAGCTCGCGTTTCATCTGACATGCAGCAACACCAACGGTTTCTCTCAAAAACTTATATGTCCCTGATAATTAACTACCATAACGTGCTTCAAACAACCCCTATAGATATCGCAGGTTGCCGCCTTCTCGGGTAAGCCAGCTCTATGACGGACATACGACACATCCTGCCCCGCCTTTTTTGTCTCTATACCCTTAGGAGGTCTTCATTTGAGTCAGTATGCCAGCTCTGCAATCAATGGGATGGGACTCTTGTCTGATGCTCTCTCGTCAAGCAAAATCCCGAGGAGAAAGAGAACTTACGGCATGACGTTGATCGTAGTAGGCTTTTTGGAGGGGAGCCTCACGAAGCTCTCATAATTCAAAATAGACACTTCTCTCGTAAAGGGGCCATGGCAGATAACGACAAAAATATATCAGGAGACCGAGTTGTCATTCGTGGCAGCGCACACTTTCTCGAAGAATACGAACTGCCAGCTGAACGTTCTGAATACATTGACGACTTCTGGGAAAGGCTATCTCCATTTCTTCACAATCCAGCGCTCGCTGGAATATTGCTGATGATAGCGACTATTACTGCGCTGGTCTGGGCGAACTCAGGTTGGGCTGATTCTTATGAGAAGATATGGCACACGTATTTCGGTATCACTATTGGGGATTACTCTCTTAAATATTCACTGCAACACTGGATTAATGACCTCCTCATGGCATTTTTCTTTTTTGTAGTGGGCTTGGAGATTAAACGTGAAATTATTGCTGGCGAACTTTCCACCGTATCGAAGGCGATCCTCCCTGTAGGTGCTGCAATCGGTGGAATGGTTGTACCAGCGCTTTTTTATGTCTTGTTCAACTTAGACTCTCCATATCAGAGAGGCTGGGGAATACCGATGGCAACGGATATCGCGTTTGCCCTCGGAATATTGAGCCTTTTTGGTTCCCGAGTCCCAACCGCCCTCAAGATTTTTCTAGCAGCCCTTGCTATTGCCGACGACATTGGAGCAGTTCTCGTAATCGCGCTCTTCTACACGGAAGGACTTGAACTGTTCAAGATTATTAGTGGGTTTGGCTTCCTCGGAATACTTATATTTTTCAATATCATCGGCGTACGAGAGTCCCTCCTCTATCTCATCGTTGGAGTCGGTGGAGTGTGGCTTTCGTTTCTCCTCTCTGGCGTTCATCCATCGGTAGCAGGAGTTCTCGCTGCCTTTGCAATTCCCGCAAGACGCAAGCTCAATACAAAGG contains:
- the nhaA gene encoding Na+/H+ antiporter NhaA; protein product: MADNDKNISGDRVVIRGSAHFLEEYELPAERSEYIDDFWERLSPFLHNPALAGILLMIATITALVWANSGWADSYEKIWHTYFGITIGDYSLKYSLQHWINDLLMAFFFFVVGLEIKREIIAGELSTVSKAILPVGAAIGGMVVPALFYVLFNLDSPYQRGWGIPMATDIAFALGILSLFGSRVPTALKIFLAALAIADDIGAVLVIALFYTEGLELFKIISGFGFLGILIFFNIIGVRESLLYLIVGVGGVWLSFLLSGVHPSVAGVLAAFAIPARRKLNTKAFLIAIKPHMEVFEQEFKDFRASQRSPFLDKHQLRSMFMLEEAYKAASPPLQRMENRLHPWISFGVMPLFALANAGVHIDMASISGLTTPLGLGIIFGLFVGKQVGIFSFTYFMVKFGLAKLPDRVNWLMIYGMSCLGGLGFTMSLFISTLAFKGNDFALEEAKLAILIGSLLSGIVGSVCLYYACKNDESSEMIDDSL